A region of Rhodoferax potami DNA encodes the following proteins:
- a CDS encoding NERD domain-containing protein, whose amino-acid sequence MTIRVYGEKAGRTHENQMLQVFLERLEDRWAYSTDWIVAIANAMWNGAEIDLVCILPSAIIVADFKSHGGKLTGTENGPWQADGAIVKGGRKANPYQQLRDNKFFVLDWLQSKALLSGRNLDHISAGVIFSSRIEDHLELPPKVRSWFYRTDLANCAVMLDGLSSPELRIAHDEALEIVRRLGVQPIEWANSRPQVRDIHSRPDQPQARTPLTAHQREALQTLSSFVAEGDSVSLSVLGMTSTGKSRLLAELADEVKKVGKQVIVLQPNRRLAGRAEVESNSIYGHLYTGSVNGDDELENEVEQKELKVIPLRACDDAADCVYLVDDAHLLGDSRFSTPDGKQYGTGHLLSDFFEFAAFDKGARKVVFFGDPYQIQRGGSEGAVLSGDFQKSRELKHQSLELTQLIDSTGGSAKLTNAVKLVTAIHAQKFATLELETDGGFRVLDKKDAANEMVDHFQADPSSVWYLAETHGQSNAFTQWIRERLHRKKRLDTVEVGDLLEVYVSPDVRNAFSPGEAVPPGGRVTVASVNERSSYQQGLSSVKSGPVKFHSLRCRVDCRDEIELEVFEEFLRAEKPELDKETAVAESVWRKAAKRDRESAFGGKQAALQGIEVPPPPPAETDFTYARYGYASTVHHAQGMSQPICYVNCDHAAGRHSEGFFRWLYSALTVAERELVLLNFTDIHPFDAAVWKAGAVKVGADIAVGAGWVFQSNGIASERDQQRSLPEGLDQSKDVLKSVAIWLRVVNAVERFGWRVAKAASYPYQEQYDLSGPQGEHCLLRIAYNGKNVVTAMHVKEPEHWGLLSDVAFECLLTNDYSPEAAALLRSTRSRLGQIGWKVVSATETSYRLAITVARSQDERVVTFHHIQANWFSAHRSQSVFGTYRPFGFRHIGASRGIGRASRTRRNCRYLLNFLFRSNGWVAERSRCMNTETF is encoded by the coding sequence ATGACAATCCGCGTCTACGGCGAAAAAGCCGGACGTACTCACGAAAACCAGATGCTCCAGGTATTTCTGGAACGATTGGAAGACCGTTGGGCGTACAGTACCGACTGGATTGTTGCCATTGCAAACGCGATGTGGAACGGTGCAGAAATTGACTTGGTCTGCATCCTGCCTTCGGCCATTATCGTGGCCGACTTCAAGAGTCACGGCGGCAAGCTGACCGGCACCGAGAACGGACCTTGGCAAGCGGATGGCGCGATAGTAAAAGGTGGGCGGAAGGCCAACCCATACCAGCAACTGCGCGACAACAAGTTCTTCGTTCTGGATTGGTTGCAATCCAAGGCGCTGTTGTCCGGGCGCAACCTTGATCATATCTCTGCCGGTGTCATCTTTTCAAGCAGGATCGAAGATCATTTGGAACTTCCCCCCAAGGTTCGCTCCTGGTTTTACCGGACTGATTTAGCCAACTGCGCAGTCATGCTCGATGGCCTGTCCTCACCCGAGTTGAGGATTGCTCACGACGAGGCGCTGGAGATCGTCCGCAGGCTGGGTGTTCAGCCGATTGAATGGGCAAACAGTCGTCCACAGGTTCGCGATATCCACTCGCGTCCGGATCAGCCCCAGGCGCGCACCCCGCTGACGGCACATCAACGCGAGGCTTTGCAGACACTGAGCAGCTTCGTCGCGGAGGGCGATTCTGTCAGTCTCTCAGTTCTGGGCATGACTTCAACAGGCAAGAGCCGTCTGCTTGCTGAACTGGCCGACGAGGTCAAGAAGGTGGGCAAGCAAGTCATCGTGTTGCAACCCAATCGACGCCTTGCCGGTAGAGCCGAGGTGGAGTCCAACAGCATCTATGGGCATCTCTACACGGGCAGCGTGAACGGTGATGATGAGCTGGAAAACGAGGTAGAACAGAAGGAGCTCAAAGTCATACCGTTGCGCGCCTGCGATGACGCGGCCGACTGCGTCTACCTCGTGGACGATGCGCACCTGCTGGGTGACTCAAGATTCTCGACCCCTGACGGCAAACAATATGGCACCGGCCATTTGTTGTCGGACTTCTTCGAATTCGCTGCCTTCGACAAGGGAGCGCGCAAGGTTGTTTTCTTTGGTGATCCGTATCAGATTCAGCGCGGCGGCAGCGAAGGTGCTGTACTTTCAGGTGACTTCCAGAAGTCACGTGAACTGAAGCACCAATCGCTAGAGTTAACGCAGTTGATCGACTCCACAGGTGGTTCAGCCAAACTCACCAACGCAGTCAAGCTGGTAACCGCCATACATGCCCAGAAATTTGCTACTTTAGAACTAGAAACTGATGGAGGTTTCAGGGTTCTCGATAAGAAGGATGCAGCCAATGAGATGGTGGATCACTTCCAAGCAGACCCAAGTTCAGTCTGGTATTTAGCCGAGACACATGGCCAGTCGAACGCATTCACCCAGTGGATTCGTGAGCGCTTGCACCGCAAGAAACGCCTGGATACGGTGGAGGTCGGCGACCTGCTGGAGGTCTACGTGAGCCCTGATGTGCGCAATGCATTTAGCCCAGGGGAAGCCGTGCCCCCCGGCGGGCGCGTGACGGTCGCGAGTGTTAACGAGCGATCCTCTTACCAACAAGGGTTGAGTTCGGTAAAGAGCGGCCCAGTCAAGTTCCATTCCCTGAGGTGTAGGGTCGATTGTCGTGATGAGATTGAACTCGAGGTATTCGAGGAGTTCCTGCGGGCAGAAAAGCCGGAGTTGGACAAAGAGACGGCAGTTGCCGAAAGCGTCTGGCGAAAGGCCGCAAAGCGCGACAGAGAGAGCGCGTTCGGCGGTAAGCAGGCAGCGCTGCAGGGCATAGAGGTGCCTCCCCCGCCACCAGCCGAGACAGATTTCACCTATGCCCGTTATGGCTATGCCTCCACGGTCCACCATGCCCAGGGTATGTCGCAGCCGATTTGCTACGTGAATTGCGATCATGCCGCAGGTCGCCACTCTGAAGGATTTTTCCGTTGGCTGTACTCTGCACTCACCGTGGCCGAGCGTGAACTGGTTTTGTTGAATTTCACTGACATCCACCCCTTCGATGCTGCTGTTTGGAAAGCAGGTGCTGTCAAGGTAGGCGCTGACATCGCAGTGGGTGCAGGCTGGGTATTTCAGTCCAACGGAATCGCGTCCGAAAGAGATCAGCAGCGCAGCTTGCCCGAGGGACTCGACCAATCAAAGGATGTTCTCAAGTCCGTCGCCATCTGGCTTCGTGTCGTCAACGCCGTAGAGCGGTTCGGTTGGAGGGTCGCAAAAGCGGCCAGTTACCCCTACCAGGAGCAGTATGACCTTTCTGGTCCACAGGGCGAACATTGCCTACTTCGGATCGCCTACAACGGTAAAAATGTCGTCACGGCCATGCACGTGAAGGAACCCGAGCACTGGGGTTTGCTTTCTGACGTGGCCTTTGAATGCCTCTTGACGAACGACTATTCACCAGAGGCTGCAGCTTTGCTCCGATCTACCCGGTCCCGCTTGGGTCAAATTGGCTGGAAGGTCGTATCTGCCACTGAGACTTCGTATCGCTTGGCAATAACGGTTGCTCGCAGCCAAGATGAGCGAGTTGTCACTTTTCACCACATACAGGCCAATTGGTTTTCGGCACATAGGAGCCAGAGCGTTTTCGGCACATATAGGCCATTTGGTTTTCGTCATATAGGAGCCAGCCGGGGGATTGGACGGGCATCTCGAACGCGACGTAACTGTCGTTACCTTCTGAATTTTTTGTTCAGGAGTAACGGATGGGTCGCAGAAAGATCGAGATGCATGAATACAGAAACGTTTTAA
- the istA gene encoding IS21 family transposase: protein MHEYRNVLIRLRAGDGDREIARLGLMGRVKVASFREHARSLGWLEAELPLPEPEVIALSLCAAAKRPSSTVSKAHPWREQVARWMAAGVEGVAIHAALVREHQFCGSYSSVYRIMRDIAKAQPRTDLTVRLSFKPGEAAQVDFGAGPFLVHPDGQRRRTWAFVMTLCHSRHQYVEFVWDQTVATWLGCHRRAFEWFGGVPERVIIDNAKCAIIKACRFDPQVQRSYAECAEGYEFKIDPCPPHDPQKKGIVESGVKYVKRNFLSTREFRDLADLNAQAQAWVLQEAGVRIHGTTRQQPMDLFALERALLKPLPPQAPDLGVWQCVTLHRDCHVKFDYKLYSAPFALVGKELWLRATDNCVTLFDDYRLVATHARGQRPGERLTTKDHLPPEAQLFFARDREWLGTQALQIGPYCQQVIDWLLSDRILERLRAAQGVIGLAKTYSAQRVELACRRAMAHNSPYYRTVKTILSSNSDRLPMPDHSIVPTYAKARFVRDAASLFTPDTHNPQQDLLH, encoded by the coding sequence ATGCATGAATACAGAAACGTTTTAATCAGACTACGCGCCGGTGACGGCGATCGCGAGATCGCGCGTCTGGGCCTTATGGGCCGGGTCAAGGTGGCGAGCTTTCGCGAACACGCCCGCAGCTTGGGCTGGTTGGAGGCTGAGCTGCCGCTGCCCGAACCCGAAGTTATTGCCCTGAGTCTGTGCGCAGCGGCCAAGCGCCCATCCAGCACGGTCTCCAAAGCCCACCCATGGCGCGAACAAGTGGCGCGCTGGATGGCTGCCGGGGTTGAGGGCGTAGCCATTCATGCCGCGTTGGTGCGCGAGCACCAGTTCTGCGGCAGCTACTCCTCTGTCTATCGCATCATGCGTGACATTGCCAAGGCACAGCCGCGTACCGATCTCACTGTGAGACTGAGCTTCAAGCCCGGCGAAGCCGCTCAGGTTGACTTTGGCGCGGGGCCATTTTTGGTGCATCCGGATGGACAGCGTAGGCGCACCTGGGCCTTTGTTATGACCTTGTGTCACAGCCGCCATCAGTATGTGGAATTCGTCTGGGACCAAACGGTGGCCACATGGCTGGGCTGCCACCGCCGTGCCTTTGAGTGGTTTGGCGGTGTGCCCGAGCGCGTGATCATCGACAACGCCAAGTGCGCCATCATCAAGGCTTGCCGATTTGACCCGCAGGTGCAGCGCTCCTATGCCGAGTGCGCTGAAGGTTATGAATTCAAGATTGACCCGTGCCCGCCGCACGATCCGCAGAAGAAGGGTATCGTGGAGTCGGGCGTCAAATACGTCAAGCGTAACTTCCTGTCTACCCGCGAATTCCGTGATCTGGCGGACCTTAATGCACAGGCGCAGGCGTGGGTATTGCAGGAAGCCGGTGTGCGCATTCACGGCACCACCCGCCAGCAGCCCATGGATTTGTTTGCGCTGGAGCGGGCCTTGCTCAAGCCGCTTCCACCGCAGGCGCCGGACTTGGGCGTTTGGCAGTGCGTGACGCTGCACCGCGACTGCCACGTCAAGTTTGACTACAAGCTGTATTCCGCCCCCTTTGCGCTGGTGGGCAAAGAGCTGTGGCTACGTGCCACCGATAACTGCGTGACTTTGTTTGATGACTACCGATTGGTGGCAACCCATGCGCGGGGACAGCGTCCCGGTGAACGCCTCACGACCAAAGACCACTTGCCACCCGAGGCACAACTCTTCTTTGCCCGTGACCGCGAGTGGCTGGGTACCCAAGCGCTGCAAATCGGACCGTACTGTCAGCAGGTTATTGACTGGCTACTGAGTGACCGGATTCTGGAGCGATTGCGCGCAGCTCAGGGTGTGATTGGTCTGGCAAAGACCTACAGCGCCCAGCGTGTTGAGCTCGCCTGCCGACGTGCCATGGCCCACAACAGTCCGTATTACCGCACTGTCAAGACCATCCTGAGCAGTAATTCCGACCGGCTACCGATGCCTGATCACAGCATCGTGCCTACCTATGCAAAGGCCCGGTTTGTCCGCGACGCCGCAAGCCTCTTCACCCCCGATACCCACAACCCGCAGCAGGATTTGCTGCATTAA
- the istB gene encoding IS21-like element helper ATPase IstB produces MTPIPELVPHLKQLRLSGILDSLDARNRQAIESKLAYTEFLAILMGDEVARREQNSFSTRLRRAQFRSTKTLEQFDFERLPQLNRALVHDLATGRYVRECSPVLIVGPSGTGKSHLAQALGHCAIRQGVDVLFTNCSALTQSLHAARATNAYERKLQTLSRIPVLIIDDFGLKPLRAPADEDLHELIAERYERTATIVTSNLDFTEWDQAFPVNPLLASATLDRLRHNAYCLVLDGQSYRAPRQMPTTMPTKTKNSTQQKDVK; encoded by the coding sequence ATGACACCCATCCCCGAACTCGTTCCACATCTCAAGCAGTTGCGCTTGTCCGGTATTCTGGATTCGCTGGACGCCAGAAACCGCCAGGCGATTGAATCGAAGTTGGCCTATACGGAGTTCCTGGCCATCCTGATGGGCGATGAAGTGGCCCGCCGGGAGCAGAACAGTTTCAGTACCCGCCTGCGCCGGGCCCAGTTCCGCTCCACCAAAACGCTGGAGCAGTTTGACTTCGAGCGGCTACCCCAACTCAACCGCGCGCTGGTGCATGACCTGGCCACCGGGCGCTACGTGCGGGAGTGTTCTCCGGTATTGATTGTTGGCCCTAGTGGAACCGGCAAGAGTCATCTTGCGCAGGCCTTGGGCCATTGTGCGATCCGTCAGGGCGTGGATGTGCTGTTTACCAACTGCTCGGCACTCACGCAGTCACTGCACGCCGCGCGCGCCACCAACGCCTACGAGCGCAAGCTGCAGACCTTGAGTCGCATTCCGGTACTCATCATTGATGACTTCGGACTCAAGCCTCTGCGTGCGCCGGCCGACGAAGACCTGCATGAACTCATTGCCGAGCGCTACGAGCGCACTGCCACCATCGTCACCAGCAATCTGGACTTTACTGAATGGGATCAGGCATTCCCAGTCAACCCGCTCTTGGCATCCGCAACCTTGGACCGCTTACGTCACAACGCATACTGCCTGGTGCTTGATGGCCAGTCCTATCGGGCGCCACGCCAGATGCCGACCACCATGCCGACAAAAACAAAGAATTCAACGCAACAAAAAGACGTCAAATAA
- a CDS encoding DUF7017 domain-containing protein, which yields MTWEDIQALRKTGRFQEAIDHGLHELADDSNDFKMRTQIDWAFYGLVKNYVSSIVSKLKGGQPVPTAVVNQTHQALRRYARQPKRRPDNALSNILRALSKIAPHFPFFPGFIRWVGFDGLGAEDWQYNQLDENRFPPIALGIARGLAKWMKAFPDAAQEDIDLALEWIDRVRPVAEGDDALWMDWDRVYLLRRVHRHAEAAGVLGPVIKAKRNEFWVWAEAARLYSEEQPDLALACACRALECGSDPKFTVKVHRELAQMLADRGDFAQASSELSSVISLRQEQGWGIDAELQDLINSSWYDSSAQGADRAKDFYAQHSQDALVLCFDSVEVKPATYLGTIVPQQPKDAPPGRKARPLPRFAIRESNGASVSLVGPGVRCRNIKIGDPVTLVLGKQRDSDRAAIVQVSVRSDGANWDCTDSGIGLVTRAATDTRRAKIFVDRDLEVGIDDDPWIGSRSPEAGEGVRFRVTQNRKTGRKDLFAVEPGPRPDADVKVTIGHLRRNPKGFAFVDDAFVPPFIVETVPLEVDTVVAVLVYAKHPKEDRYGWRAVAVTAT from the coding sequence ATGACGTGGGAAGACATACAAGCGCTCCGCAAAACCGGGCGTTTCCAAGAGGCTATTGACCATGGCCTCCATGAGCTTGCGGACGATTCCAATGACTTCAAAATGCGGACGCAGATTGACTGGGCGTTCTATGGCTTGGTCAAGAACTACGTGTCTTCCATAGTTTCCAAGCTAAAAGGAGGGCAGCCAGTCCCCACCGCGGTTGTCAATCAAACTCATCAGGCGTTACGCCGATACGCGCGGCAACCGAAGCGCCGGCCAGACAACGCGCTGTCCAACATCTTGCGCGCGTTGTCGAAGATCGCGCCGCACTTTCCATTCTTCCCTGGGTTTATTCGGTGGGTGGGCTTCGACGGCCTCGGTGCGGAAGATTGGCAGTACAACCAGCTCGATGAAAATCGTTTTCCGCCTATTGCCCTTGGAATCGCCCGTGGCTTGGCGAAGTGGATGAAGGCATTCCCTGATGCGGCCCAAGAGGATATTGATCTGGCGCTTGAATGGATCGACCGCGTGCGGCCTGTGGCCGAGGGTGACGATGCCCTATGGATGGATTGGGACAGAGTTTATCTGCTGCGGCGCGTCCATCGCCATGCCGAAGCTGCCGGAGTTCTTGGTCCAGTCATCAAAGCGAAGAGAAATGAGTTTTGGGTATGGGCCGAGGCTGCGAGACTGTATTCAGAGGAGCAGCCAGACCTCGCATTAGCGTGCGCGTGTCGGGCGTTGGAATGCGGTTCAGACCCCAAGTTCACTGTTAAGGTTCACCGTGAGCTTGCCCAGATGTTGGCAGATCGCGGTGATTTTGCTCAGGCAAGCAGCGAACTGTCATCGGTGATATCTCTCCGGCAAGAGCAAGGTTGGGGAATCGATGCGGAGCTTCAGGACTTGATTAACAGCAGTTGGTATGACTCGTCAGCACAAGGTGCTGATAGGGCCAAGGACTTCTATGCCCAACATTCCCAGGACGCACTGGTACTGTGTTTCGATTCTGTAGAAGTGAAGCCTGCGACCTATTTGGGAACGATCGTGCCACAGCAGCCCAAGGATGCTCCACCGGGAAGGAAAGCTCGGCCTCTTCCTCGTTTTGCGATACGTGAATCAAATGGTGCATCGGTCAGTCTTGTTGGCCCGGGCGTTCGTTGCAGGAATATCAAGATCGGAGATCCTGTAACGCTAGTTCTTGGCAAGCAACGGGATAGTGATCGTGCCGCAATTGTTCAGGTTTCGGTTCGGTCGGATGGGGCTAACTGGGACTGTACCGATTCTGGGATCGGGCTGGTAACTCGCGCAGCAACAGATACGAGGCGGGCAAAAATCTTCGTTGATCGGGATCTTGAGGTTGGAATCGACGACGACCCTTGGATCGGGTCACGTTCCCCAGAAGCCGGGGAAGGCGTTCGTTTTCGAGTGACTCAAAACCGCAAGACGGGCCGAAAGGATCTTTTTGCCGTTGAACCAGGTCCTCGTCCAGATGCTGATGTCAAGGTGACGATTGGGCACTTGAGGAGGAATCCCAAGGGGTTCGCTTTTGTCGATGATGCGTTTGTCCCCCCTTTTATAGTTGAGACGGTCCCGCTGGAAGTCGACACCGTGGTTGCTGTACTTGTGTACGCGAAGCACCCGAAAGAGGATAGATACGGATGGCGAGCAGTAGCCGTTACCGCGACTTGA
- a CDS encoding vWA domain-containing protein yields the protein MRAPSGSAIQRGAIAWLPTLQAKGRNALAAQHLRWREPKGRPSTLHLLLLDTSGSMRQGGRLARAKGYAANVLEQVARAGDHVALLCFGGQGVEVLVPPGPARRAAAVRVQQRGGGGGTPLAQAMAAADNLMAQHRRVRSTSVSTASTVLWLLTDGRTLEQPQAPRGAEQLVVVDFDDANVRVGRCADWAEHWRAEYRRCG from the coding sequence GTGCGCGCGCCATCTGGCTCGGCAATACAACGCGGCGCCATCGCCTGGCTACCCACCTTGCAAGCCAAAGGCCGTAATGCCCTAGCCGCACAGCACCTGCGCTGGCGCGAGCCCAAGGGCAGGCCGTCTACCTTGCATTTGCTGCTGCTGGACACCTCAGGGTCCATGCGCCAAGGCGGCCGCCTAGCGCGGGCCAAAGGCTACGCGGCTAATGTGCTGGAGCAGGTCGCCCGCGCGGGCGACCATGTGGCGCTGCTGTGCTTTGGCGGACAGGGCGTGGAAGTGCTGGTGCCCCCAGGCCCCGCACGCCGCGCCGCCGCAGTGCGCGTGCAACAGCGCGGCGGCGGTGGCGGCACACCCTTGGCACAGGCCATGGCTGCTGCTGACAATTTGATGGCCCAACACCGCCGGGTGCGCAGCACCAGTGTCAGCACCGCGTCTACGGTTTTATGGCTGCTGACCGATGGACGCACTCTGGAGCAACCCCAAGCCCCGCGAGGTGCGGAGCAACTGGTAGTGGTGGACTTTGACGACGCCAATGTGCGGGTAGGGCGCTGTGCTGATTGGGCTGAGCACTGGAGGGCGGAGTATCGGCGGTGTGGCTAA
- a CDS encoding ATP-binding protein has product MPLNPDMRSTEPSAAPASASAPEPVPFPFTALVGQQALQRALLLVAVDPGIGGVLIGGPRGTAKSTAARALAALLPQAPFVTLPLAASLEQLVGTLSIEDALQSGAVRLSPGLVARAHQGVLYVDEVNLLPDALVDALLDVAASGVNTVERDGISQRHAARFVLVGTMNPEEGELRPQLLDRFGLSVWLHNPTNAEQRQQIVRSRLLFDADPVAVAASHADAVQNLAATVLDAQALLPRVQWPDDAVAHAGALALAAGVDGVRADLVMLRAARASAALDGRDAVAVADVDAVAELALHHRRQVGAQQPTPQAAQKPQSPMQSQDASAPRPESAGASSADGDWGAMPPVPVGTLRPAAAGVLPPKKA; this is encoded by the coding sequence ATGCCCCTTAATCCTGACATGCGCTCCACCGAGCCATCCGCCGCCCCGGCATCCGCCAGCGCGCCCGAGCCAGTGCCTTTCCCCTTCACCGCGCTGGTGGGCCAGCAGGCACTGCAGCGCGCTTTGCTGCTGGTGGCGGTAGACCCCGGCATTGGTGGGGTGCTCATTGGCGGGCCGCGCGGCACCGCCAAGTCCACCGCTGCGCGCGCCTTGGCCGCCTTGCTACCGCAGGCCCCGTTTGTCACGCTGCCACTGGCTGCCAGCCTGGAGCAGCTGGTGGGCACACTCAGTATTGAAGACGCCTTGCAAAGCGGCGCCGTGCGCCTCTCGCCCGGCTTGGTGGCGCGCGCGCACCAGGGTGTGCTGTATGTGGACGAGGTGAATTTGCTGCCCGACGCGCTGGTCGATGCCTTGCTGGACGTAGCCGCCAGCGGCGTCAACACCGTGGAGCGCGACGGCATCTCGCAGCGCCACGCCGCGCGCTTTGTGCTGGTGGGCACCATGAACCCGGAGGAGGGCGAGCTGCGCCCCCAGCTGCTGGACCGCTTTGGCCTCTCGGTGTGGCTGCACAACCCCACTAATGCAGAGCAGCGCCAGCAGATCGTGCGCAGCCGCTTGCTGTTTGATGCGGACCCCGTAGCCGTGGCCGCCAGCCATGCCGATGCGGTGCAAAACCTGGCTGCTACCGTGCTGGACGCGCAAGCCCTGTTGCCCCGCGTGCAGTGGCCGGACGATGCGGTGGCGCACGCAGGTGCGCTGGCCCTGGCCGCCGGGGTAGATGGTGTGCGCGCCGATCTGGTGATGCTGCGCGCCGCCCGCGCATCTGCCGCGCTGGACGGACGCGATGCGGTTGCGGTGGCCGATGTGGACGCCGTGGCCGAGCTGGCCTTGCACCATCGCCGGCAGGTGGGGGCGCAACAGCCAACGCCCCAAGCAGCGCAAAAGCCCCAATCCCCAATGCAAAGCCAAGACGCCAGCGCCCCCCGGCCGGAATCGGCCGGTGCCAGCAGTGCCGATGGCGATTGGGGCGCCATGCCTCCCGTGCCTGTGGGCACCCTACGGCCTGCGGCTGCAGGAGTGCTCCCGCCAAAAAAAGCCTGA